The following coding sequences lie in one Ignavibacteria bacterium genomic window:
- a CDS encoding heme-binding domain-containing protein, giving the protein MEGKRGKIIKWSLIGILLLIIIIQFIPVKKDNPPSATEIKWDSPQTRSLARRACYDCHSNETAWPYYSNIAPVSWFLSDHVHEGRRHLNFSQWHYPREREIRKARSMVRQVMEGEMPLESYIWMHPEAKLTDIEKQQLIKGIEKTFNVTVPADSGKTEGSEHEHDED; this is encoded by the coding sequence ATGGAGGGAAAAAGAGGGAAAATTATTAAATGGTCCCTGATTGGAATTCTATTATTAATTATTATTATACAATTCATTCCTGTAAAGAAGGACAATCCGCCAAGCGCAACAGAAATTAAATGGGATTCGCCGCAGACCAGATCGCTTGCACGCAGGGCCTGTTACGACTGCCACAGCAATGAAACCGCCTGGCCGTATTATTCTAACATAGCTCCTGTTTCATGGTTTTTGTCGGATCATGTTCATGAAGGCAGGAGGCATCTGAATTTTTCGCAATGGCACTACCCCAGGGAAAGAGAGATAAGAAAAGCCAGATCGATGGTCAGGCAGGTCATGGAAGGCGAAATGCCCCTGGAATCCTACATCTGGATGCATCCGGAGGCAAAGCTGACGGATATAGAAAAGCAGCAGCTGATTAAAGGCATTGAAAAGACCTTTAATGTTACGGTACCCGCAGATTCGGGAAAAACCGAAGGTTCAGAGCACGAGCATGATGAGGATTAA
- a CDS encoding anti-sigma regulatory factor gives MTVQRSDKRLIRTSEDIVMVRQLVREWAKAIGMNLVDQTKLITAASELARNTFDYGGGGVMVIDQIIDGIKTGLRLTFEDKGPGIEDVEQAIKDGYTTGGGMGLGLGGARRLANEFYIYTKPGQGTRVTIVRWK, from the coding sequence ATGACAGTACAAAGGAGTGACAAGAGACTAATACGCACATCCGAAGATATTGTCATGGTTCGTCAGCTTGTAAGGGAGTGGGCAAAGGCAATCGGGATGAATCTGGTTGACCAGACAAAACTTATTACTGCGGCAAGTGAGCTGGCAAGGAACACTTTCGATTACGGGGGGGGCGGCGTTATGGTTATAGACCAGATTATTGACGGAATAAAAACGGGGCTCAGGCTGACCTTTGAGGATAAGGGTCCCGGCATTGAGGACGTTGAGCAGGCAATTAAGGACGGATACACTACGGGCGGGGGCATGGGTCTGGGGCTTGGAGGTGCCAGGAGGCTGGCCAACGAGTTTTACATATATACAAAGCCCGGCCAGGGAACGCGCGTTACTATTGTCAGGTGGAAATGA
- a CDS encoding ester cyclase, whose translation MGPANIVEEFLIAIEQRNFTKAEELLSNSFRVTGVGPDTLDSSDFMSIHRALGSGIPDFRFNYEFLKEKGGVVTVKFHITGTHTKSLPAPYAGLRTTAPTNKPIEMPDETVEFNVRDNKIQRMQVERVEGGGLPGLLKQIGVELRVEA comes from the coding sequence ATGGGACCTGCCAATATTGTTGAGGAATTCCTGATTGCAATTGAACAGAGAAATTTCACCAAAGCCGAGGAATTGTTATCCAACAGTTTCAGGGTAACAGGTGTCGGGCCCGATACGCTTGACAGCAGCGATTTTATGAGTATTCACCGTGCATTAGGCAGCGGTATACCCGATTTCAGGTTTAATTACGAATTTTTGAAGGAAAAAGGTGGCGTTGTAACAGTTAAGTTCCATATAACCGGGACACATACAAAATCTCTGCCTGCTCCTTATGCAGGACTTCGGACGACTGCGCCGACAAACAAGCCGATTGAGATGCCGGATGAAACAGTGGAATTTAACGTAAGGGACAATAAAATTCAGAGAATGCAGGTAGAGCGCGTTGAAGGCGGCGGGCTGCCCGGGCTTTTGAAGCAGATAGGCGTTGAGCTGCGCGTGGAAGCCTAG
- a CDS encoding alpha-amylase, whose product MHWSFDSVFYHIYPLGFCGAPKNNDFFSQPVSRLDKIYGWIGHMKSLGVNALYLGPLFESTSHGYDTADYFHVDRRLGNNEQLKNLIAALHQNGIRVILDGVFNHVGRSFWAFRDLRMNMQSSPYSSWFHGLDFSQRSPLGDPFSYEGWNGHYNLVKLNLKNHDTREHLFDAVRMWIDYFEIDGLRLDAADCIDMKFLQDLALVTKHKKKDFWLMGEIIHGDYRRWVNSQTLDSVTNYECYKGLYSSLNDKNYFEIAYSLNRQFGTGGMYRNMPLYAFADNHDVNRIASIIKDPVHIYPLYCLLFTMPGVPSVYYGSEWAVKGEKHHGSDDPLRPSLNLADFTNGFTPELTKALSRLSQVRHSSKALRRGDYTQLHVSMQQFAFMRRTENETAVVVLNSSDKPVSLDLNIPSFSDSPFIDVLNNNEVFNMKSGKLLIETLYPGWARVLLSQR is encoded by the coding sequence ATGCACTGGTCATTCGATTCTGTTTTTTATCATATATATCCGCTCGGCTTCTGCGGAGCACCAAAAAATAACGATTTCTTTTCACAACCCGTCTCGCGTCTGGATAAGATCTATGGCTGGATAGGCCACATGAAATCCCTCGGCGTAAACGCGCTTTACCTCGGCCCGTTGTTTGAATCTACATCCCACGGGTACGATACAGCAGATTACTTTCATGTGGATAGACGCCTGGGTAACAATGAACAGCTTAAAAACCTTATTGCGGCCCTTCACCAAAACGGAATCCGCGTCATCTTGGACGGCGTGTTCAACCACGTGGGACGCAGCTTCTGGGCTTTCCGTGACCTCCGGATGAACATGCAGTCTTCTCCTTACTCAAGCTGGTTCCATGGACTTGATTTTAGCCAGAGGAGTCCCCTTGGCGACCCGTTTAGTTATGAGGGATGGAACGGACACTATAACCTCGTAAAGCTGAACCTGAAAAACCACGATACCAGAGAACACCTCTTTGATGCGGTAAGAATGTGGATAGACTATTTCGAAATAGACGGTCTTCGCCTTGATGCCGCTGATTGTATTGACATGAAATTCCTTCAGGATCTTGCCCTCGTTACCAAACATAAGAAAAAAGATTTCTGGCTCATGGGCGAAATTATACACGGGGATTACAGGCGCTGGGTTAACTCTCAAACACTCGACTCTGTTACAAACTACGAGTGCTATAAGGGCCTCTATTCAAGCCTTAACGATAAGAATTATTTTGAAATTGCATACTCCTTGAACCGCCAGTTCGGCACGGGCGGAATGTACAGGAATATGCCGCTTTACGCCTTTGCCGATAATCACGACGTGAACCGTATTGCAAGCATTATAAAAGACCCTGTGCATATTTATCCCTTGTACTGCCTGCTTTTCACAATGCCCGGCGTGCCGTCGGTCTATTATGGAAGCGAGTGGGCAGTTAAGGGTGAGAAACATCACGGCAGCGACGACCCGCTTCGCCCTTCACTTAACCTTGCAGATTTTACTAACGGCTTTACGCCTGAATTAACTAAAGCACTTTCGCGCCTCTCACAGGTCCGCCACTCCTCAAAAGCCCTTAGGCGCGGTGACTATACGCAGCTGCACGTGTCAATGCAGCAGTTCGCATTTATGCGGCGTACGGAAAATGAAACGGCGGTTGTTGTGCTCAATTCATCCGATAAGCCTGTTAGTCTTGATCTGAATATACCTTCTTTCTCTGACTCGCCTTTTATTGACGTGCTAAATAACAATGAAGTGTTCAATATGAAATCAGGTAAGCTTTTAATTGAAACTTTGTACCCCGGATGGGCTCGCGTTTTGCTGTCACAAAGATAA
- a CDS encoding STAS domain-containing protein, with amino-acid sequence MERIPILKMGKYLLVTIQIDMHDRLALALQDDLTEMIVKTQAKGVLIDISSLEIVDSFIGRMLSNIASMSKVLDALTVVVGMRPAVAITMVELGLDMKGVRTALDMDKGIELLESLLIKDETSFNEEPETEDDSTKE; translated from the coding sequence ATGGAAAGAATTCCTATTCTAAAGATGGGAAAATACCTGCTTGTTACAATACAGATAGACATGCACGACCGTCTGGCTCTGGCGCTTCAGGATGACCTGACAGAAATGATAGTAAAGACGCAAGCAAAGGGGGTTCTAATAGATATATCATCACTGGAGATTGTAGACTCCTTCATAGGGCGGATGCTGAGCAATATTGCATCGATGTCCAAGGTGCTGGATGCTCTAACGGTGGTAGTTGGCATGAGGCCTGCTGTAGCAATAACGATGGTGGAGCTTGGGCTGGATATGAAAGGCGTAAGGACGGCGCTTGATATGGACAAGGGCATTGAACTTCTGGAATCGTTATTGATTAAAGATGAGACCTCATTCAACGAAGAGCCGGAGACAGAAGATGACAGTACAAAGGAGTGA
- a CDS encoding TetR/AcrR family transcriptional regulator — MDNRENILAVALRLFSSMGYEAVGVQMIVDEAGITKPTLYHYFGSKRGLLDALLEEYFNVLIQSVRSAAEYYGDLPQTLQNVAEAFFLFAKQNKDFYRMQLAMCFSGPESETLEACSKYNRDLINILTEMFIHAAENHGNMKGRHQRYAFTFLGIINNYITLFLGNHIKLDSQAAFQAVHQFSHGIYS, encoded by the coding sequence ATGGATAACAGGGAAAATATACTGGCTGTTGCTCTGAGGCTTTTTTCTTCTATGGGATATGAAGCCGTCGGCGTGCAGATGATAGTAGATGAAGCGGGTATTACTAAACCAACTCTCTATCACTACTTCGGCAGCAAAAGGGGATTGCTCGATGCTCTGCTGGAAGAATACTTTAATGTTCTTATTCAGTCTGTACGCTCTGCTGCGGAATACTATGGCGATCTTCCTCAAACACTGCAGAATGTGGCTGAGGCTTTTTTCTTATTCGCTAAGCAAAATAAGGATTTCTACCGCATGCAGCTTGCAATGTGTTTTTCCGGACCTGAAAGCGAAACTCTTGAGGCATGCTCTAAATACAACAGGGATCTGATTAATATCCTGACAGAAATGTTTATACATGCCGCAGAAAATCATGGTAATATGAAAGGAAGGCATCAGCGTTATGCTTTTACATTCCTGGGAATTATTAATAACTATATCACGCTTTTCCTGGGCAATCATATAAAACTGGATTCACAAGCGGCATTCCAGGCTGTCCATCAGTTCAGCCATGGAATTTATTCTTAA
- a CDS encoding STAS domain-containing protein, translated as MAKEQVQIISDILNKKENEILNSWVKEQLQSITFRSDLMNENELRQQSGEFLNLFREAAAQGMNYDIYSPIWSRVLEMLGSVSRSRAIQGYSPSETATFIFSLKQPLFNSLTDAVTDDPKVLSREIWNITVIFDKLGLYTVEMYIKSREEIILRQQREMIELSTPVVQLWNGILALPLIGTLDSERTQVVMESLLTKIVESGSYVAIIDITGVPTVDTLVAQHLLKTVAAAKLMGAECIISGIRPQIAQTIVHLGVNLEDVTTKATMAEALRSALVKNGLHIVKAQANQKKEQ; from the coding sequence ATGGCAAAGGAGCAGGTACAAATCATATCAGATATTCTGAACAAGAAAGAGAATGAAATTCTAAACAGCTGGGTAAAAGAACAGCTTCAGTCTATAACATTCCGGTCCGACCTGATGAATGAAAACGAATTAAGGCAGCAGTCGGGTGAATTCCTAAATCTTTTCCGTGAAGCCGCCGCTCAGGGTATGAATTACGATATTTATTCGCCCATCTGGTCGAGGGTTCTTGAAATGCTGGGATCAGTTTCACGTTCAAGAGCAATACAGGGGTATTCACCATCAGAGACGGCAACGTTTATTTTCTCCTTAAAGCAGCCGCTCTTCAACAGTCTGACTGACGCCGTTACCGATGATCCGAAAGTATTAAGCCGTGAGATCTGGAATATCACGGTCATTTTTGACAAGCTTGGGCTTTACACGGTAGAGATGTACATAAAGAGCCGGGAGGAAATCATACTGCGGCAGCAGCGGGAAATGATAGAGCTATCGACTCCTGTAGTCCAATTGTGGAACGGCATACTTGCGCTTCCGCTCATAGGGACACTCGACAGCGAAAGGACGCAGGTAGTGATGGAGAGCCTTCTTACGAAAATTGTTGAGAGCGGTTCTTACGTTGCAATAATTGATATTACCGGGGTTCCAACCGTGGACACGCTAGTGGCACAGCATTTATTAAAGACCGTTGCGGCTGCGAAACTCATGGGAGCGGAATGCATAATAAGCGGCATAAGGCCTCAGATAGCGCAGACGATAGTGCATCTTGGTGTAAACCTGGAAGACGTGACGACGAAGGCAACGATGGCCGAAGCGCTCCGCTCGGCACTTGTAAAGAACGGGCTGCACATCGTCAAGGCCCAGGCTAATCAAAAGAAGGAGCAGTAA